The proteins below come from a single Sorghum bicolor cultivar BTx623 chromosome 4, Sorghum_bicolor_NCBIv3, whole genome shotgun sequence genomic window:
- the LOC110434974 gene encoding COBW domain-containing protein 1-like — MAALCSASPAISAAASLGSPARRVASLLRLRLRTASCSYSLASAPRAAAAGVPSWRARRRFVASAASTTDAEECSGVETLIPPDNRIPATIITGFLGSGKTTLLNHILTAHHGKRIAVIENEFGEVDIDGSLVAAQTAGAEDIMMLNNGCLCCTVRGDLVRMIGELVNKKKGKFDHIVIETTGLANPAPIIQTFYAEDVVFNDVKLDGVVTLVDAKHARLHLDEVKPKGIVNEAVQQIAYADRIIVNKVDLVNEPEVSSLVERIRGINRMANLKRAEYGKVDLDYVLGIGGFDLERIESAVAEKSHEDHAEHDHDHHHHEHEHEHDHHHDHDHHHHHDHDHGHDHHAHDHTHDPGVSSVSIVCEGEMDLEKADFWLGNLLLEHSEDIYRMKGLLSVSGMPQRFVFQGVHDIFQGSPERMWEPNEPRINKIVFIGRNLNKEELEKGFKDCLLKK, encoded by the exons ATGGCGGCGCTCTGCTCCGCCTCCCCAGCCATCTCCGCGGCGGCGTCCCTCGGGTCGCCTGCGCGCCGGGTCGCGTCCCTCCTCCGCCTGCGCCTCCGCACCGCCtcgtgctcctactccctcgcTTCGGCaccgcgggcggcggcggcgggggtgcCGTCGTGGCGAGCGCGCCGGCGGTTCGTGGCGTCCGCGGCTTCCACCACGGATGCGGAGGAGTGCTCTGGGGTGGAGACGCTCATCCCGCCCGACAATCGCATCCCCGCCACAATCATCACCGGCTTCCTCGGTTCCGGCAAG aCAACTTTACTGAATCACATCTTGACTGCTCACCATGGAAAGCGAATTGCTGTTATTGAAAATGAG TTTGGAGAAGTAGACATTGATGGTTCATTAGTCGCtgcacaaactgctggagctgaGGACATAATGATGCTAAATAATGGCTGCCTTTGCTGCACGGTGCGTGGCGATTTAGTCCGTATGATTGGTGAATTGGTGaacaagaagaaggggaagTTTGATCATATTGTTATTGAAACCACAG GTCTAGCAAATCCAGCACCCATTATACAGACATTCTATGCAGAGGATGTAGTTTTTAATGATGTCAAGCTGGATGGTGTTGTCACTTTAGTTGATGCAAAGCATGCTAGACTTCATTTGGATGAAGTAAAGCCCAAGGGTATAGTCAACGAAGCAGTTCAGCAAATTGCCTATGCTGACAGAATTATAGTTAACAAG GTTGATCTGGTCAATGAACCTGAAGTTTCGTCCTTGGTTGAGCGTATAAGG GGTATCAATCGCATGGCTAATTTGAAGCGAGCTGAGTATGGTAAAGTTGATTTGGATTATGTTCTTGGAATTGGAGGATTTGATCTGGAGAG GATTGAGAGTGCTGTTGCTGAGAAGTCACATGAAGACCACGCAGAACATGACCATGACCACCACCATCATGAGCATGAGCATGAACACgaccatcaccatgatcatgaccatcatcaccatcatgatCATGATCATGGACATG ATCATCATGCACATGATCACACTCATGATCCTGGTGTTTCTTCTGTGAGCATTGTTTGCGAAGGGGAGATGGATCTTGAAAAG GCTGACTTTTGGTTGGGGAACCTACTTCTGGAACACAGTGAGGATATATACAGGATGAAGGGACTACTTTCTGTCAGTGGAATGCCACAGCGATTTGTCTTTCAG GGAGTGCATGACATTTTCCAGGGATCTCCTGAGAGAATGTGGGAGCCAAATGAACCTCGCATCAACAAgattgtcttcatcggcaggaaCCTCAATAAAGAAGAGCTGGAGAAGGGGTTCAAGGATTGCCTACTGAAGAAATAG
- the LOC8084652 gene encoding cyclin-B1-2, translating to MASGSMKREISETHDTLRFGLNAGVKADLAPPHPLQSTIQSEAKFWADKKKFGTEAIYGSALNIRKDLDAQILSRFQRPPGALPSSLLGYEALTGSLDDFGFEDYLNMPQDSDSFRQPDMHHGMEVRLGLSKGPICPSFN from the exons ATGGCGAGCGGCAGCATGAAGAGGGAGATCAGCGAGACCCACGACACTCTCCGCTTCGGCCTCAACGCCGGTGTCAAGGCTGACCTCGCGCCGCCGCACCCGCTCCAGTCCACCATCCAATCG GAGGCCAAGTTCTGGGCGGACAAGAAGAAGTTCGGGACAGAGGCCATCTACGGATCCGCCTTGAACATCCGCAAGGATCTCGATGCCCAAATCCTCTCCAG GTTCCAAAGACCTCCTGGTGCTTTGCCATCATCTTTGCTTGGATATGAGGCACTGACAGGTTCCCTGGATGATTTTGGATTTGAAGATTATCTTAACA TGCCTCAAGATTCTGACAGTTTCCGTCAACCGGATATGCACCACGGAATGGAGGTTCGCCTTGGTTTGTCCAAGGGGCCTATCTGCCCTAGCTTCAATTGA
- the LOC8056396 gene encoding uncharacterized protein LOC8056396, with protein sequence MATAATTRRPSGPVLSAAHYRSASSTRVSLPGAGARARPPPGQSVSVSSSSRSRRTCMCSPTNHPGSFRCSLHKERVKPASAGSHGVHGHGHGKPSSPPSPGGAGPAPTTSRLSAGRRMGSALVRIGAVEGGECARRALAATVRPSPAAQQSQHRRRVGGARPRPSRLSDVSFAGDRPGDNGHHQ encoded by the coding sequence ATGGCGACTGCAGCAACCACCAGGAGGCCGAGCGGCCCAGTCCTCTCGGCCGCGCACTACCGCTCCGCTTCGTCCACGCGCGTCTCGctccccggcgccggcgcccgcGCGCGGCCACCGCCCGGGCAGTCCGTCAGcgtctcgtcgtcgtcgaggagCCGGCGGACCTGCATGTGCTCGCCGACCAACCACCCGGGCTCGTTCCGCTGCAGCCTGCACAAGGAGCGCGTCAAGCCGGCGTCGGCGGGCTCCCACGGCGTCCACGGGCACGGACACGGCAAGCCGAGCTCCCCGCCTTCCCCTGGCGGGGCGGGCCCGGCCCCGACCACCAGCCGGCTGAGCGCGGGCAGGCGGATGGGCAGCGCGCTGGTGCGGATCGGCGCCGTGGAAGGCGGCGAGTGCGCGCGCCGCGCGCTCGCGGCCACCGTCCGACCCTCCCCCGCCGCGCAGCAGTCGCAGCACCGCCGTCGCGTCGGCGGCGCCCGGCCCCGACCCAGCCGCCTCTCCGACGTCTCCTTCGCCGGCGACCGCCCCGGCGACAACGGCCACCATCAATAA